In the genome of Methanopyrus kandleri AV19, one region contains:
- the fdhF gene encoding formate dehydrogenase subunit alpha, with product MQKDRLERPVRMTESGEPRELSWNRALEEVAEVLSTHEPEEVYFVTSAKATNEDNYVAQKLARTLGTNNVDHCARLUHAPTVVALSELLGSGAMTNSIPDLVEADCYLVAGSNTAEQHPIVYRRILQGLEENDADLIVLDPRRTQIAELADIHLQVRPRTDLIVFLYMAKVIVEEGLHDGTFIEERTTGFESFEEYVREAVSEGDVRRIAGVDPEDVRKAAVRYAEAERGCILYCMGLTHHDIATRTVRALCALALLTGNVGRPGTGVNPLRGQNNVQGACDVGALATHFPGYRPINTETANEMSKIWSFEVPDEPGLKLTEAFDADEITVMYVVGENPAVSEPNTRHAVEKLESLEFLVVQDLYLTETGELADLVLPAAGWAERTGTFTATDRRVQLAEKAVEPPGEARPDWWILEAVARRLGLKGFGHRSPREVFEEIRRVVPQYRGITYERLRRRPGGIHWPCPSEDHPGTPILHTEEFATEDGKARFPKPEDVEYREPERDVDEEYPLILTTGRVYAHYHTRTITRRSRLLSEEVPESFVEIHPKDAERYGVRDGELVVVETPYGEWRCRARVTDRVREGTIFTPFHFGENVLTPHDVRDPESGIPEYKYVPARVRPDSRGSASRG from the coding sequence GTGCAGAAGGACCGTCTGGAGCGGCCGGTTCGGATGACCGAGTCGGGCGAGCCGCGCGAGCTCTCCTGGAACCGGGCGCTCGAGGAGGTGGCCGAGGTCCTCTCGACCCATGAGCCTGAGGAGGTGTACTTCGTCACCTCGGCCAAGGCCACGAACGAGGACAACTACGTGGCGCAGAAGCTCGCACGGACCCTCGGCACGAACAACGTGGACCACTGCGCGCGCCTGTGACACGCCCCTACGGTGGTCGCGCTGTCCGAGCTCCTGGGTTCCGGGGCGATGACTAACTCGATCCCGGACCTGGTCGAGGCGGACTGCTACCTGGTCGCGGGTTCGAACACGGCGGAGCAGCACCCGATCGTGTACCGCCGGATCCTCCAGGGTCTCGAGGAGAACGACGCGGATCTCATCGTCCTCGACCCGAGGCGCACGCAGATCGCGGAACTGGCGGATATACACCTACAGGTGAGGCCGCGGACCGACCTGATCGTGTTCCTCTACATGGCCAAAGTGATCGTCGAGGAGGGACTGCACGACGGGACGTTCATCGAGGAGCGGACCACGGGGTTCGAGTCGTTCGAGGAGTACGTGCGTGAGGCGGTCTCCGAGGGGGACGTCAGGAGGATCGCCGGCGTGGACCCCGAGGACGTGCGCAAGGCCGCCGTGCGCTACGCCGAGGCGGAGCGCGGGTGCATCCTCTACTGCATGGGACTCACGCACCACGACATCGCCACCCGGACGGTCCGCGCGCTGTGCGCGCTCGCCCTCCTGACGGGCAACGTGGGCAGACCGGGCACCGGCGTCAACCCGCTCCGCGGGCAGAACAACGTCCAGGGAGCGTGCGACGTGGGCGCCCTGGCGACGCACTTCCCCGGGTACCGGCCGATCAACACGGAAACAGCGAATGAAATGTCGAAAATTTGGAGTTTCGAGGTGCCGGACGAGCCCGGCCTCAAGCTCACGGAGGCCTTCGACGCGGACGAGATCACCGTCATGTACGTAGTCGGCGAGAACCCCGCCGTCTCCGAGCCGAACACACGTCACGCGGTTGAGAAGCTCGAAAGCCTCGAGTTCCTGGTGGTCCAGGACCTGTACCTGACCGAGACCGGCGAGCTGGCGGACCTCGTGCTGCCGGCCGCCGGCTGGGCGGAGCGCACGGGCACGTTCACGGCCACCGATCGGCGCGTTCAGCTCGCGGAGAAGGCCGTGGAGCCACCGGGCGAGGCCCGGCCCGACTGGTGGATCCTGGAGGCGGTGGCCCGACGACTGGGGCTCAAGGGCTTCGGACACCGATCCCCGCGCGAGGTGTTCGAGGAGATCCGACGCGTCGTCCCGCAGTACCGAGGGATCACGTACGAACGACTCCGGAGACGCCCGGGCGGGATCCACTGGCCCTGTCCGAGCGAGGACCACCCGGGCACCCCGATCCTGCACACCGAGGAGTTCGCCACCGAGGACGGGAAGGCCCGGTTCCCGAAGCCCGAGGACGTGGAGTACCGGGAACCGGAGCGAGACGTGGACGAGGAGTACCCGCTGATCCTCACCACGGGCCGCGTGTACGCGCACTACCACACCCGCACAATCACGCGACGCTCGCGGCTCCTGAGCGAGGAGGTGCCGGAGTCGTTCGTCGAGATCCACCCGAAGGACGCGGAGCGGTACGGCGTGCGAGACGGGGAACTGGTGGTCGTCGAAACACCCTACGGCGAGTGGCGGTGCCGCGCTCGAGTCACCGATCGGGTGCGAGAGGGCACGATCTTCACGCCGTTCCACTTCGGCGAGAACGTCCTGACGCCCCACGACGTTCGCGATCCGGAGTCCGGGATCCCGGAGTACAAGTACGTCCCCGCCCGCGTCCGACCCGACTCCCGGGGGTCGGCCTCGAGGGGGTAG
- a CDS encoding Coenzyme F420 hydrogenase/dehydrogenase, beta subunit C-terminal domain, producing MSSVEVQVGGCYLARSSDPDTVKEAACGGVVTELLRHALREDLVDVVVCVERGADALDGRPIVVDDPAEVPSGSYHCAPTQLARLVAELHREDPTLRVAVTCRPCDARTLDRLAERDLVNPDRVYRIGLNCGGTFEPRVVLEILEEHGVDPLDVEREEVVKGHLVIELRDGEEISVSIDELEEQDSGRRENCRRCDENIPERADLACGNWGVPDDLQGEWTFVEVKTEDGRDLLAGALDAGTMEVQEAPGKSVQIRAKIDEVMRKMARSWREKTLDEDWLTEAIEALDRCIKCRSCRQVCPVCASCEEGCWSFAGRESVTPTPVWHAHIAQCVALYCVECGACETACPAEIPLTRIYSVLRERLPDVVERLAEPAEE from the coding sequence GTGTCGAGCGTCGAGGTTCAGGTCGGCGGGTGCTACCTCGCCCGGTCCTCGGACCCCGACACCGTCAAGGAGGCCGCGTGCGGGGGCGTCGTCACGGAGCTCCTCCGGCACGCGCTGCGGGAGGATCTGGTGGACGTCGTCGTCTGCGTGGAGCGGGGCGCCGACGCGCTGGACGGTCGCCCCATCGTCGTGGACGATCCCGCCGAGGTGCCCTCCGGCTCCTACCACTGCGCACCTACCCAGCTGGCCCGGCTCGTGGCGGAGCTGCACCGGGAGGACCCCACGCTGCGGGTCGCCGTCACCTGCCGACCCTGCGACGCCCGCACCCTCGACCGGCTGGCCGAGCGGGACCTGGTGAACCCGGACCGGGTGTACCGCATCGGCCTCAACTGCGGCGGTACCTTCGAACCCCGAGTCGTGCTGGAGATCCTGGAGGAGCACGGGGTGGACCCACTGGACGTGGAGCGGGAAGAGGTCGTCAAGGGCCACCTTGTCATTGAGCTCCGCGACGGCGAGGAGATTTCAGTCTCCATCGACGAGTTGGAGGAGCAGGACTCCGGGCGCCGGGAGAACTGCCGCCGGTGCGATGAGAACATCCCAGAGCGCGCGGACCTGGCGTGCGGCAACTGGGGCGTTCCAGACGACCTGCAGGGTGAGTGGACGTTCGTCGAGGTCAAGACGGAGGACGGGCGCGACCTGCTGGCCGGGGCCCTGGACGCGGGCACGATGGAAGTGCAAGAGGCCCCCGGAAAATCGGTACAGATCCGGGCGAAGATCGACGAGGTCATGCGGAAGATGGCCCGGTCCTGGCGGGAGAAGACGCTCGATGAGGATTGGCTGACGGAGGCGATCGAGGCGCTCGACCGCTGCATCAAGTGCCGAAGTTGCCGGCAGGTGTGCCCCGTGTGCGCGTCGTGCGAAGAGGGCTGCTGGTCCTTCGCTGGCCGGGAGTCGGTGACCCCCACCCCAGTCTGGCACGCCCACATCGCCCAGTGCGTCGCCCTGTACTGCGTCGAGTGCGGCGCCTGCGAGACCGCGTGCCCCGCCGAGATTCCGCTGACCCGGATCTACAGCGTCCTGCGCGAGCGGCTCCCGGACGTCGTCGAGCGGCTGGCGGAGCCGGCGGAGGAGTAG
- a CDS encoding 4Fe-4S binding protein has protein sequence MTDGLLKPVKEVSPLTIRIVREGAKTRELVVNLDRCAACGLCERACSVNAITVETPSAVVRKGADPLDID, from the coding sequence ATGACGGACGGTCTGCTCAAGCCCGTGAAGGAAGTCTCCCCGCTCACCATCCGAATCGTGCGCGAGGGCGCGAAGACGCGGGAGCTGGTCGTGAACCTCGACCGGTGCGCCGCCTGCGGACTCTGCGAGCGGGCCTGTTCCGTGAACGCGATCACCGTCGAGACCCCTTCCGCCGTTGTGCGCAAGGGCGCCGACCCACTCGACATCGACTAG
- a CDS encoding 4Fe-4S binding protein, which yields MLCGICAFVCPYDAITCSSTVNR from the coding sequence GTGCTGTGCGGTATCTGCGCCTTCGTGTGCCCGTACGACGCGATCACCTGCTCATCGACGGTGAACCGGTAA